GTACTCCATAGTTAACTTAATATCCATTTTTAGTTTATTGTTGCTTTCTCAGTGCCATGTTGCTTATGCATGGGAAGTCATGTTAATATTTTTTGGTCACTCGTAAGGCCATGTGATGTCTGTAATGCCAAATGCTTGACATCTTAGAAATGTCATAAGTTTATTTTGGCTGTGTATAAAACTACACTTTATACCTCACAGTTCCTGCTACCTCCCTCTTTCATTCAGTATCATTTTCCTGAGGATTCCCAGTTCTTCACAAGGCAGAGACTGAGTGTCAAAACTAACAGTGCATGAGACTGTTTCTCTTTCatgttttcagagcaggaatgatAGTGACTAGTGATACCACTTCAAAAGTGTGAAAGCAGGAGAACTGCTTGGAGAACACAGCAAGGCCCTTTTTCTGTTCGCTTTCAGGTGGAGATGGAGATATCTTACTGTCTTTTGTTCTTCACAGGGTTACACATCGTTCTGGAATGATTGCATCTCCTCGGGATTGCGTGGCTGCATGTTAATTGAATTGGCATTGCGGGGGCGTCTCCAGCTGGAGGCCTGTGGAATGAGGCGCAAAAGTCTGCTAACAAGAAAGGTGAGTGCAGGAAAATTACCACATTTACTTGTCATGCTCCACACAATATAGGAACTATAAGTTACAACTGATtcaagaaaaaggattttttttttttccttatgaaagGATGGTGATTCTGAGTAATGACCTAAGGCAGATGCACAAAGTTAAGAAGTGTCTCAGTGGTGGAATGAAGTGCCTTGGAACATCTCTGGTACCTGCTGTGTGCCCGTGTTTGTTCTCTGGATGTGTGGCTGATACTGTTGCCAGCCAACCGTTGGCAGTGGCTCTGGCTGGCGTGCAGTGGCAGCAGTTGCTGGCAGTGGCACCAGCTGTAATCTGCCAAAGGAACTGGCTTTTGCAATGCTGGTGGGATGTGGGCTGAGGCTGAAAGGAATGGGTAACTGCCAGATGACAGATGTGTCCTGCAGGCCACCAGTTTACTTCTGGTGTTCacagtgctgcagtttgtgctggCATTGCAGGAAAGGAAACCGTTCGTGTTCTTGTGGCCCCTGAGAACACAAAACTATTTCGTTTCAAGCATGAGGCTAGTTGTGTTAAATTGGTTGTACTCTCTGACCTTCAAGAGGCCACATCTCTGTGGTCCTTTGTAGAATTAGGCTGAAGATTTAAGGCCTttctattttttgcttttaccaCTGAATTTTCCATTTGTGCAAAATGTGCAAAGTCACACTCTTGGAAGAATTTTTACTTCATCAGCATTAAAGGATACCTGTGAAATAAGCCTTTTCAAAACCTGGTCAAATATTGTCTGTCCACCACAGATAAATTCCCTTATGGCACATTTCCCTGTAAATATTATCTTTTGCTACATTTTAAGGCAAGCTTGTGAATTCTCCAGccttctcccagctcccttcacttcagaaaaattgAACCTCTGTTCCGACGAACAGTCCCTGCTTCTTTTAGCCTCTTTTAAGCATATTCAGCATTGATTAGTTcgcacatttttttttcctccagagctTTTGGCTTCTTAGGCATTCAGTAATCTTCTTAGGCATTCAGTCAGGAGTTATTTTCATTCCGTGAAAACCTTGTCAGTTCTATCTACTTGAATATTAACTGTGAGGTTGCTGGGTTTTttaggaaaatggaaaaataactATGTATATTCACTAAAGAATACAAGCAAAATTATTGGTCCAggttgtgtttggtttttgtttgattgtgATTGGGTGCTTTTTGTTAAATTTCATCATGTGATTTTTGTGATTGGGTAGATGTATTTGTTTAAGGTGGTCTGAAATCTGTGCAATTtagaggttttctttttctgctgttgtaaGATATTTCAGATACTTTTGATTTTTCAGGCAGGAGGGTTGTATAAAAATagacattaatttaaaatttaaatgaaggTTGTTTTCTGCTTAAGTACTTTGCTGCAAATAAAATCTGTAACTGCACTACCTGCATCAATTTAGCAATCATTCTTGTGAATGACTTGTGTTGTTTTGCACGTTATGTGAAATTTTCCATTAACACTTAATTTCAGTCTTGTTTCTATGTTGGCCAGGTTTAGGTGTTTCTACTCAAGTGTCTTCCTTGTCCTGCTTCTACAGGCTTAGCTCCCCATGCCCTTAGCTTTGACTGtgaaataaattcttaatttaatGCGCTTAATAAGTAGAAAGAGTAGAAATGATACATCCAAGGTTGTAATTTAGGGGTGAAAACTCATTTACTTTGATTAGTTTAGTTTCTACAGGAACCACCCTCTTGATCTTGTCATCAGGTGGGACAGAAAGTGGAAAGGTGAGGACGAGAAGAGGGTAGAGCAAGTTTTTTGGGCAGTAACACAGATTTATAACCAGCTAACAGTGGCTTTGATAATATAATTAACTTGAAAGAATGATAGCTACAATGATTTCAACTTAAAGCCCTAAATCAGATTGAGCTCTGCTGATAATATTTTGTACTTAAGAATGGATCAAGATGCATTAAATCTATGATTGAATGCCCATAGTCAAATGAGAGCGAGGAAAGTGGACAAGGACTTGCTGGACCTTAGTGAAACTTTGTGAGTGGATGTGTTACACATTGCAACATCCTTGTAAATTTGGATTAAGAGTATATAATTGTTGCACCATTCTGCAGTTCTGTCTACTGAGATCAATATTAGAAACAAATGAATATTGAGGTTTGCAGGTGGTTATTGAGATTAGAAGATGGTACTCTACATTGCCTTACAGGCTCGGATGGAGTTATTAAAAGCTAAGGAAATCCCAACAAATCCCTGCCAGATGTACTTCAGTATTTTATAGCTAATAATTCGGAGCAATTCATGCAAGAGtgaatttttgtattaaaactATAAAATGAAGTTTACTTAAAAATCTGTGCTTAATCTTTAGCTTTGTGTAATTGCAGAGCTGCATtgtgaaaaatgcaaattaaatattctgtatAATTGAAATTTCCTTAATTGGTAAGTACCAGGCAAATTTAGTACCTGATTAATCGCTGAAAAATTagaataaagaatattttttgcagTCAGGCTAAGGACCAGCATCTCTGAAGAACCAAGATATTCACTTCTTTTTCTACCTTAGTCTCTGTGTTAGAGAGGAAAAAGGTCCCCCTTTTGAATGCTTAATCTTCTGTGGTGAGTCAACTCATGAGGTCCCAAACCCAGGCAGTTTCCCACTCTGAAGAGAGTTAGCCAAGAGGCATTCACCACTAAGTCATTCAAGAAAGAGCAGATCTCTGAAGATTCAGAGGTGGCTGGgcttctgctgtttctctctccatgtgctgggaagggatgggagagaaaTATTATGGGAGTGTGAGCCAATATACACTcatttgaggggaaaaagatGATCTTGACTGAGCATACAGTGCTGTGGATATCCAGTACAGGAAAAACAGTGCTGGCTCATACTTGGTGATTTTTATTGAAAATCTTAGTTTCTGTGCTTTATAAAGACCATCTGAATTGGAAATATCATTCCAGCTATGACCTGCTAGATACTCACAAAGATCTCTTGAGCAATTTTAATCTCATAGATTCTGTACACTTTTGCACACCAGCTGGGGATCATCTTGCAGGGATTGAAGTTGTCATTGTAGCTTATTTCAGTGTCATCAACAGACCCTATGAAAATGCATTGCACTGTATTACTTCTAGTAAAGATTATTAGAActatgaaacagaaataaacttGAGCTATATTTCAGTATGACATTTCCAGAACACCTTTCTGACTACTCTGAAGTGTTAGGAAAAAGAAGAGCTTTCACTTCCTGCTTTtcctatgtgtgtgtgtgtgtgtgtgtgtgtgtgtgtctgtatatatatgtatatggaATTATGTTCATGTATTCATTCTTCTGTCAATTgtctgctgtgttttccctATGCTTGTAAAGTGCTAACTTGTAAACTATTTAAATTGCCAGATATagtaataacaacaataaaaataataacaacaaaaacaactgCTACTACTATTATTGTTAACAACAGTAGTAATTCTTCTATAAAtaaagaaagattttatttaaacataCTGACCTGAGCGAATTTAGTCTGTAAGTTTTCATTTGGTGCTCTTAATTTtctgtccagaaaaaaaattgtatttgtgCATGGTTTCTGTAACTGCTTATACTGATAAACAAGCAGTTACTCAAATTTTTGAattttgttatgtttttctGTATCAATTTTTTTGGTGCTTTCCTGAGTGAAGAACTTAATAATTTTAGAAGTTATTAAATATGAGACGTAAATAGTATTGCATTTATTGTTGCATATTAAAGGGTTTATTGGTACATATGTATTTTTCCTAATATGTGTGGTTTAACTGTTATTAAATGATACTCTCTTACCTGGCAGTGTGTTCTTCAGAGCTGCAAAACTTGCAGATGTTGTCATGAAACTATTTTTAACCATTACTATGTTGAAGAAAACtaattttgtactttttttgttattttcatgcAATCTGATTAATTAACTCAGTATTTTGAATAAATTGACTTGAAGCAGTAAAATGGCCTGTATTTGGAGACTTATTTAGTGTAGTGTACTTTATTTTGGGGAGATAACAAAGGACCTGGCTGAATAAGCGagttattttccttaaaaaaaattaggttttaaGATTGTTATTAATACTATAATTTTAACCCATTAAGGTtaatttaagtttcagataaccTCAGATTTAACATATTTTGAATTAAACCACAGAtagttgttttgcttttttttttaaacaacaaaggtttgggttttttgaagtTGCATATTCTTAAGagtgagtttgtttttttaaaaaaaattcttctggtTTTCATAACAGGTAGGTTTTTTTATTGATGGGTGTGTTTGTCATATATGAATTATGTCAAAATACTGACTGTGTTTTATTCATTCTTAGGTGATTTGCAAGTCAGATGCTCCTACAGGGGATGTTCTGCTTGATGAAGCTCTGAAACACATTAAAGAGACCCAGCCTCCTGAAACAGTACAGAATTGGATTGAACTGCTTAGTGGTAAGCCTTCACATAATGTATTTGGGTTTTTAGTCCAAATAAAGCTAATTATCTGGCATCACAAGAGATTATATTGCAAGGTTTTTTGAGgaaatatgcagaaatattAATTAGTATGTCCTCTAGGGTAGTCTCTTGTTGATTGTAGcctttaattaaatataaatcaCTGTTGCTTTTGACTTGGTACAGAAAGGATCTGTATGGAAGTGTCAGAGGACATCTCAACTCGGTGGAAGAGGTGCCTTCCACTGACTCTGAAGTAAATCTGGGCTGCACCGTGGAGATCTAACTGCCTTTCCCTGTGTTTGGAAATGAGGGTTGGTAGAAGTTTGGAGCCTGAGTGTGTGCACTGAGTATTCAGATCTTTCAGTAAAGAAAGGAGGTGAAGAACTCATAGCTCACATATGAAACTTGAGGGTGATTTGGCCATTAATCACGAAGAAAAGATAAAGCGttaggaattttattttttcattaactGAAGAAatgtgataaatatttttaaatgtgagaTGCTTCTTGTTGGTCAAAAGAAAGTCTTCAAGATGAGTACTCTGCACACAAGTCTCCCTCTAAAGCTAGTAAATAGAATTATGCATAGATTTGGTTGGAAGGCACTTTTACAGGCCATCTagtccagcccctctgctgtcagcagggacaccttccacctgaccaggttactcagaggACCATCCAATCTGACACTGggtgtttccagggatggggcacccatcacttctctgggcaatccATTCTTGTGTCTCATTgtgaaaaacttcttccttGTATCTAATCTCAGCTGAGTGTCCTTCACTTTGAAACCATTACTTCATGTCCCAGGCCCTGCTAAAATGTCTGACCCCATCTTTCTTGAAGTCTCTCTTTAAGTAGTGAAAGGCTGCAGCAAGGTTTCCTTGGagccttttcctctccaggctgaactgCAGACAGAATTGATCACCAGCGTTTGTCTGCTTTCGCAAAGCACATATATGCAGCTTGCTTGGTGTAGATCAGAGCTGTACTTCAATTGTGTGAACAGCCCAGGAAAAATCCTTGTTTTGTCAACAGTGTGGCTGGGAGGTTGGGGGTAATGAGATTTGGAAGTTGCCTGTGTAAAATCTGCTACTTAAAACCATTGAGCTGCAGAAATGAGCAAAAtctctttgcctttctctggTTTCCCGTTTTCTTTGTTCTGCCCATTCATTCTGCACCATTTAGACAGCCTTTCTTGCACACCGGTTCATTCTCAGTTCTTTGCcattcctcctctcctgctccttggCTGTCAGGCAGGGGAAGAAGCTGGACTACAACAGAGCCCATGTCAGGAGGGGCAtgactgctgcagagctgtgtagTTCAGTTCTCACTCATCTCCCCTTCCCTCTTAGAGCCAGCAAAAACAATTCATTTTTCTTGTCCCAAATACATAATTTGTGCTGACATTTCACCTCTTCTCCCAGTGCAATGCACATCAAGTTAGGTCTGGCTCAAAAAAGGTCAGCTAATGAATGAACTAGTGTTGTAGGTTTTCTTTGAGCTAAGCTAAGGTTTCTCTGACCCTGCTGGGCTTTGGCTCTGGGAAGATAGTTAATCATCAGGCCTGTGGCTGAGGCTTGAATCAATCATTTTTACTAACATATGTTTATCAATTACTAATTCTTAGATGGCATTAGTATTCAGATCTGTCctgatgaagaaaaatatttcagtgggTCTGGgaagaggtttttatttttgttggttggttggttttgctttgttttgtttcatttaacaCATTCATAAAGTTAGAATTTTGTTTTGGGGACCAGGTCGATCCTGGAAAAGATCTTCTCTAGCCATGATTATCAGTGATGCAGGATGCTGCTTGGAGTTACAGTACATTTGAGTTCAATATCATCATATAAATTAGTATATGGTCATGTAAGGTGATATTTGTCAGGCTGATGTTTATAAGGTAGCCTCTAAGGAAAGCAAAGGTAGGGAATATAGATGTTTTTATTGAAATGTCAGGTTTCCTGTAGGTGTAGCAAACGTCTCTCTGTGTCTGCGTCTGTGTAATTGATGAGCTTGGTCACAAGGTGTCACCACAGCACTGACTTTCAGCCACATGGCAACTGTACAAAAATCTAGGAAATAGCCTTTGTCCTGTGAAAGGTAGTAAGGAAAACCACTCTTTTGTGTTTGTGTCATAGTTCCATTCATGATCAAACTAGGGAATTGCACTTGGTGATGTGTAGTTGGACATGTAGTTCAGGCCTAGTTGGGTTTTCTGCCTTTCACTCTGCAGTTGGAGTCACCTGATTTGTTTACTTATCTTGACTGTTCTTGGATACAGTGTGTGTCACTCTCCATCACAATGGGAGAAACCTGTGGCTTACTGTTGTGTTGCTAATATTTTATACTAACCAATAAATCTTTCAAAAGTTTGGTACAGAAATTCTCACAGCATTTATGGAAGATCTCCATCTATGTAAGAAATACTTAATGCTCTTGCTTTTCTTGCCCCTTAAAATGCATAGTCTTTTACATCAGGAGGGGATTATGATAAATTCTTAAGTAAGctggaattaaattttttagCTTGTTAAGCTCTTAAGCAAAGGTAGAATTCTCACTGCTAAACAGTTTTAGTTGGAGCTGTTGACGCTGATTTTGTGCTTTGTCAATTTCCTCTATGCACACACAGTCACATACTCTGAAGCGCCCTGTTCTTCTGCCTTAACAAAAGGcattagaaataatttatatagAAACATTAAGGACTCTGCCCAACACATGATTCatgtgtgcacacctgtgccaTACACATTCTCACAGTGCAAGGTCACTGATTCATCTGGTGGAAGTAGGAAGGGGGAGAAGACTGGAAATCTGtagaaacaaagaaatcctCTGGGTAGGTGTGCATTAGCTTGTCTCTGTGGCAGAAAAAAGGCAGGAACACTTCTTCCAGTCTTTGAAAAGGCTGGACTCAGAAGAATGCACGAAGACTGTGGAAGGTGCTtgattttactttatttttatttgttactAGAAGTAAATTCATTCTGCAAAACTAgtacattttttgttttacaatacaagatttttgtttatttttcatatctGTAATCAAGACATGGGTTAGCTGTCATTTATTCCAGACTTTCAATGGACTCCAGAGCTCCTCCCATGAGGTTCTCCTGGTCTCTGCCTGCATGCCAGGCTCAGAAAAATGCTGACAGGAGCACAGTGTCTTGTAGTCTGCTGTATGATTTTGACAGCTCATTCTGCACcacagaggggggaaaaaaacatcactGCAGCAGTACAGCTTAAACTTTGTCTGACTGTTGTGTggttttcttgctgttttagGTGAAACATGGAACCCACTGAAATTGCACTACCAACTACGAAATGTCCGTGAGCGGCTAGCTAAAAATCTAGTGGAAAAAGGTGTACTGACAACAGAGAAACAGAACTTCCTTCTTTTTGACATGACTACGCACCCTCTCACCAACAACAACATCAAGCAGCGCCTCATCAAGAAGGTTCAGGAGGCGGTTCTTGACAAGTGGGTGAACGACCCGCACCGCATGGACAAGCGCTTGCTGGCGCTCGTGTATCTAGCCCACGCCTCAGACGTCCTGGAGAACGCTTTTGCCCCCCTCCTGGATGAGCAGTATGATTTAGCCACAAAGAGAGTGCGGCAGCTCCTGGATTTAGACCCTGAGGTTGAATGTATGAAAACCAACACAAATGAGGTTCTGTGGGCTGTTGTAGCAGCTTTCACAAAGTAACTGCATTcagactgaagtgttctctCTTCTTTCATGTAAACCagttgtttctcttttattgaCTATTCATGTTTTCTGTAATTTGTACACCTTCTCACATGATGGATCGGCTTTTGTTTAATGGGGATTATAAGTGGTGTATTCCCTACTTCTCTATCTGTATACAGGATTCTGCTGGTACAAGAGACTTTCCTgtttaaaacaacagaaaaagggTTAACTGCCATATTGGCATTCCATTTCCTATTCAGTTTGAGTTACcttaaatactttaatttttcacCTCATTGTTATTGAAGTGGTTTGTCACCAAAGCTCCGTGTTGAAGTGTCTGTCAGGACATTTTATACACCGATGTTTTCAACTCTATCTAACAAAATTacttaaaaagcagaaatgccaTTAAGCAGCTTTTTCAATAGTTCCTGTAAAATGCCCTATAAACTTTAATTTTCATGCAAGTCTCTTGTGTACTTATAGTTTCATTAGAATGATAGCTGAGTCATAAGGCTAGTATGGAAAGGTCCAATTGTTTCATAAACCAGTTTTGAGAGGGGATACATTCCATTATAATGTATATATAGTTTGAATTGTATATTAACAATTGCCCCATCTTAGTATTTTTCAAGATCTACTTACTTGTCTACCTGGTGCCCCTTATTTGCTGTCTGCTATTGCCATCTGATGCAAAGAAAGGCCTCCTGCAGAGGTCCTGTGTGTGAAAGCTGTTTGTTTCCAGAGTAGTCTCTGGAGTTTGCCATCCAGGTATTCTCAGTCTATGCATTGCCTTTGAAAATTAGTGAATGGAAAGAGACTGCTTTCTATCATTGGTAcgtttttctttccctccactTCTGTATGGAAGAGACTCATGACCAGTACAATTCTTGAGTGCAATTTTCGGTTTTGTACACAAATTAATGTTTGTCTCTTAAACCTTGAactattttacattttaaaaacaaaaagtcagTCCTAGCAGGTGTTGCATGTAAATGGTTAGCAAGTAATGGCAGCAGTTCAGACAATTCAGATTTCTGTAATGGGATGCTCTgctatattttaatttttatatatacaatTATGCTGATTAGCACACTAATGTAAAGAAACCCAAAACCTATATAAAACTCTGGCTTTTTCAAATTTATTGCCTCTTTGCCACTGCTTGTTATTTCCCACTGGTTTCACAGTGTAAATATTATGCATTGAAAAGATTAAGCATtgatttctatatttttttcatcataaCGATGCAGATTTGTAGTGGGGCTTACAGGAGTTTAGAAAACTTTTGGTTAATATTCAGAGCAAGAATACTAGATGGTGTATAACTGTAGAGTTGAAATTTAAGAGATCCCTTAATCTGTATACTAGCTTTTTACCTACAGTAAATAAACTATGATCTTGAAAGTGCCTGAAACAGAGTAAGCATGTCACTTAAACTTTTTTGTTGCTAATTAGAAAGGTTTTATTGCCTAACTGAAAGCTTTAGTTAATATCCTTCTTATTAGAAAGGGAGAATTTATATTATGTAGTTCAAACTGACTTAATCAGTGGCGTTGCTTGGATCTGCAGGATTcatggctgggacaggctgagtTAATCTGGGGAGTGTGCAGCGGTGCCTGCTCTAGGTAGACCTCTTCAGTCCTGAGCACAGCTCTACAGCCTCATCTGTGACTGGACTTCCAATTTTGCACTTCATTTTCAATCACTGAGATGCTTAAGTAGTTGACTTTAAAATACAACTTAAATTCATCGTACCTCTATAACCTTTTTTaagaaaggtttttaaaaatacgGTCCTTAACATTTAATGGCACACTGTTCTTTCAGTTCTTAATGCAATTTCTTTagataaatgaaattaaaagcataTTGTAAAATATTTCGAACTCTggattacaaataaaaaaacaaacagtgttCTCTCAGTTGTAAGATGCTGTGCTGAAAACTTTGAGGGGCTTGGGCATGAACTTGGGACATTGTCTTTTAAACATTTCAAGCTGTGATTGCTTTtaagtggaagaaaaatgaaaattgctaTGTTGCTCTTATATTTGACAGCTTATGGAATACTTTCTGTATACTTGGTAGTAGATGCAGCTCACAGCTTTCATTATCTCATGtgatttgtttcttctttttttgttgctctttgagaggaggaaaaatgtaATTAGACAGAAAGGTCAAAAAAATGGTGGAGTATGCAGGAGAGAGTTATGTGCACAAAACTTAAAATGGCTTTGAAAATCTCAGCTACTTGAAGCATGTTTCAGACTGAAAGTATCTTTCACAGTCCTTTTTTTGGcctttcttcttcattttgtgagtattttccattttcctgctggtttcATGTTTGGTTATGGGGATATTGGAGTTTTATCACCCTTACAGACTGCATGGTTTAGAAGAAGtcattcttttttaatccctccCTTGAAAGATGATTTGGgttcttagatttttttttccacacatttCCAGAAGATAACTGCACACAGTATTTATCAGCTTTATTTTGCTTAGATAGAACCTCTGACCACGATGGGGAGAGTCTGTGCTGGACATGTCAAAGAAATTTGATGTAAGTGAGGAAGGATTTGGGAAGAGCAACAGTATATTTTGCTGGACCACCTGGTGTAAACCTGGATGTGCAGGGGAAATAGATGAGCTTTTGGAGTCTTGAGTCCTAAAACTGTGCTTCAAAAAGCGCAAAGCCTCCAGGAAGGTAAGTTTGATAAGCTAACAGGAACTGATTTG
Above is a window of Oenanthe melanoleuca isolate GR-GAL-2019-014 chromosome Z, OMel1.0, whole genome shotgun sequence DNA encoding:
- the GOLPH3 gene encoding Golgi phosphoprotein 3, translated to MTSLTQRSSGLVQRRTEASRSAAAADKERGAGGGLEDEGRRDESGDDEKGDSKETRLTLMEEVLLLGLKDREGYTSFWNDCISSGLRGCMLIELALRGRLQLEACGMRRKSLLTRKVICKSDAPTGDVLLDEALKHIKETQPPETVQNWIELLSGETWNPLKLHYQLRNVRERLAKNLVEKGVLTTEKQNFLLFDMTTHPLTNNNIKQRLIKKVQEAVLDKWVNDPHRMDKRLLALVYLAHASDVLENAFAPLLDEQYDLATKRVRQLLDLDPEVECMKTNTNEVLWAVVAAFTK